From a region of the Armatimonadota bacterium genome:
- a CDS encoding energy-coupling factor transporter ATPase: MNGGPLLACQDLTHVYLAGTPLASVALRGVTLSIYRGESVGILGPTGSGKSTLVQIFAGLLRPTGGRVWVGGVELGGRGVDRKRIRQRIGLVFQYPEHQLFEETVFEDVAFGPRNLGLGPEEVAERVEEALSLVGLAPEKFRHRSPFSLSGGEMRRVAIAGVLAMRPEVLILDEPTAGLDPQGRRALWELVRRLRGERPDLTLVLISHRMDEVARICERVVVLHHGQVYLDAPVREAFREAARLREIGLDVPRVTDVLLRLRAAGLPVRTDRLTVEEACAEIVRALRS; the protein is encoded by the coding sequence GTGAACGGCGGTCCGCTCCTCGCGTGTCAGGATCTCACCCACGTCTACCTGGCGGGCACGCCGCTTGCCTCCGTGGCCTTGCGGGGCGTGACCCTCTCCATCTACCGGGGGGAATCCGTGGGCATCCTGGGGCCCACGGGCTCGGGTAAGTCCACCCTGGTGCAGATCTTCGCGGGCCTGTTGCGGCCCACGGGCGGCCGGGTCTGGGTGGGGGGCGTGGAACTCGGCGGCCGCGGGGTGGACCGAAAACGGATCCGGCAGCGCATCGGGCTCGTGTTCCAGTATCCCGAGCACCAGCTCTTCGAGGAGACCGTGTTCGAGGATGTGGCCTTCGGCCCCCGCAACCTGGGTCTGGGCCCCGAGGAGGTGGCGGAGCGGGTGGAGGAGGCCCTGAGCCTCGTGGGCCTTGCGCCGGAGAAGTTCAGGCATCGGTCGCCCTTCTCCCTCTCCGGAGGCGAGATGCGGCGGGTGGCCATCGCGGGGGTCCTGGCCATGCGGCCGGAGGTCCTCATCCTGGACGAGCCCACCGCGGGCCTGGATCCCCAGGGCCGCCGGGCCCTGTGGGAGCTCGTCCGGAGGCTCCGCGGGGAGCGCCCGGATCTCACCCTGGTCCTGATCTCCCACCGCATGGACGAGGTGGCCCGCATATGCGAACGGGTGGTGGTGCTTCACCATGGGCAGGTGTACCTGGACGCGCCCGTGCGGGAAGCCTTCCGCGAAGCCGCACGCCTGCGGGAAATCGGCCTGGACGTGCCCCGGGTCACGGACGTGCTCCTGCGCCTACGGGCGGCGGGCCTGCCCGTGCGCACGGACCGCCTCACCGTGGAGGAGGCCTGCGCGGAGATCGTGCGAGCCCTTCGGAGCTGA
- a CDS encoding energy-coupling factor transporter ATPase, with product MELRDVSYVYRKGTPEEVRALDHVQLTIRSGEFVALVGANGSGKSTLARLLNALLLPTEGEVWVAGMDTRDPRHLWEIRRRVGMVFQNPDNQIVATVVEEDVAFGPENLGLPPEEIARRVEWALRVVGMEEYRHREPHLLSGGQKQRVAIAGVLAMRPEVLVLDEATTMLDPQGRREVLETVQRLREERITVLLITHDMDEAALAERVVVLSRGRIAMDGPPGEVFSRPEQVRDLGLDLPEIVSLAHCLRRHGVRFPSLPLTSEALSREILRVREGVR from the coding sequence ATCGAGCTGCGCGACGTCTCCTACGTCTACCGGAAGGGAACGCCCGAAGAGGTCCGGGCCCTCGACCATGTGCAGCTCACCATCCGGTCCGGGGAGTTCGTGGCCCTGGTGGGCGCGAACGGCTCCGGGAAGTCCACCCTGGCCCGGCTGCTGAACGCCCTCCTCCTGCCCACGGAGGGGGAGGTGTGGGTGGCGGGGATGGACACCCGGGATCCCCGTCACCTCTGGGAGATCCGGCGGCGGGTGGGCATGGTCTTCCAGAACCCCGACAACCAGATCGTGGCCACGGTGGTGGAGGAGGACGTGGCCTTCGGTCCCGAGAACCTCGGGCTTCCCCCCGAGGAGATCGCGCGGCGGGTGGAGTGGGCGCTGAGGGTGGTGGGCATGGAGGAATACCGCCACCGGGAGCCGCACCTCCTGTCCGGAGGCCAGAAGCAGCGGGTGGCCATCGCGGGGGTCCTGGCCATGCGGCCAGAGGTCCTGGTCCTGGACGAGGCCACCACCATGCTGGACCCCCAGGGCCGCCGGGAGGTGTTGGAGACCGTGCAACGCCTGCGGGAGGAACGCATCACCGTCCTCCTCATCACCCACGACATGGACGAGGCCGCCCTCGCGGAGCGGGTGGTGGTGCTCTCCCGGGGCCGGATCGCCATGGACGGGCCTCCGGGAGAGGTGTTCAGCAGACCCGAGCAGGTGCGGGACCTGGGCCTGGATCTCCCGGAGATCGTCTCCCTCGCCCACTGTCTGCGCCGGCACGGGGTTCGGTTTCCCTCCCTGCCCCTCACCTCCGAGGCCCTGAGTCGGGAGATCCTCCGGGTCCGGGAGGGAGTGCGGTGA
- the rplQ gene encoding 50S ribosomal protein L17 has translation MKGRKLGRDTGERLALFRALVTALFRHGRIHTTEAKAKEAKKIADRLIALAQEGTLHSRRQAARLVQDKEVLRKLFREIAPRYERGRGGYTRIVKDLPRRGDAAPMAYLELLEK, from the coding sequence GTGAAGGGACGCAAGCTGGGTCGGGACACGGGGGAGCGGCTGGCCCTGTTTCGGGCCCTCGTGACCGCCCTCTTCCGGCACGGCCGCATCCACACCACGGAGGCGAAGGCGAAGGAGGCGAAGAAGATCGCCGATCGGCTCATCGCCCTCGCCCAGGAAGGGACCCTCCACAGCCGGCGGCAGGCGGCCCGCCTCGTCCAGGACAAGGAGGTCCTGCGCAAGCTCTTCCGGGAGATCGCTCCCCGCTACGAGCGGGGGCGAGGCGGATATACCCGCATCGTCAAGGATCTGCCCCGCAGGGGGGATGCGGCGCCCATGGCCTACCTGGAGCTGCTGGAGAAGTAG
- a CDS encoding DNA-directed RNA polymerase subunit alpha, whose product MSVFGLWELTKPRVEYVELSDTYARLVVEPLERGFGTTLGNALRRVLLSSIPGAAVTSVKIEGVLHEFSTIPGVVEDVTQIVLNLKELAIRLHTDKPKLLRLEARGKREVTARDFQPDAEVEILNPDLVIATIDRKDARLAMEVVVERGKGYVPAEKHRRSEHVIGVIPVDSVFSPVQKANFLVEDARVSHGAEMERLVLEVWTNGAVRPDEAITEATRILIDHFRLIGGMTEQGAVQEGAVRDPELQKLLNMPIEELDLSVRPYNCLKRANIHTVGDLIQRTEEEIMSVKNFGKKSLDEVVEKLAKLGLSLRKKGEEARA is encoded by the coding sequence GTGAGCGTGTTCGGTCTTTGGGAACTCACCAAGCCGCGGGTGGAGTACGTGGAGCTCTCCGATACCTACGCCCGGCTGGTGGTGGAGCCTCTCGAGCGGGGGTTCGGCACCACCCTGGGGAACGCCCTCCGCCGGGTCCTCCTGAGCTCCATCCCGGGCGCCGCGGTGACGTCCGTCAAGATCGAGGGGGTCCTGCACGAGTTCAGCACCATTCCGGGAGTGGTGGAGGACGTCACCCAGATCGTCCTCAACCTCAAGGAGCTGGCCATCCGGCTGCACACGGACAAGCCGAAGCTGTTGCGTCTGGAGGCCCGCGGCAAGCGGGAGGTGACGGCCCGGGACTTCCAACCCGATGCGGAGGTGGAGATCCTGAACCCGGACCTCGTGATTGCCACCATTGACCGAAAGGACGCCCGGCTGGCCATGGAGGTGGTGGTGGAGCGGGGCAAGGGCTATGTGCCCGCGGAGAAACACCGTCGCAGCGAGCATGTGATCGGCGTCATCCCCGTGGACTCCGTCTTCTCTCCCGTGCAGAAGGCGAACTTCCTGGTGGAGGATGCCCGGGTCTCCCACGGCGCGGAGATGGAGCGGCTGGTGTTGGAGGTCTGGACCAACGGGGCCGTGCGCCCCGACGAGGCCATCACGGAGGCCACCCGCATCCTCATTGACCACTTCCGCCTCATCGGCGGCATGACGGAGCAGGGAGCGGTGCAGGAGGGCGCGGTGCGGGATCCCGAGCTCCAGAAGCTCCTCAACATGCCCATCGAGGAGCTGGACCTCTCCGTCCGGCCCTACAACTGCCTCAAGCGGGCCAACATCCACACCGTGGGGGACCTCATCCAGCGCACGGAAGAGGAGATCATGAGCGTGAAGAACTTCGGGAAGAAGTCCCTGGACGAGGTTGTGGAGAAACTGGCGAAGCTGGGCCTGTCCCTGCGCAAGAAGGGCGAGGAGGCCCGGGCGTAG
- the rpsD gene encoding 30S ribosomal protein S4 gives MGRYTGSVCRLCRREGVKLYLKGEKCYTDKCPLVKRPYPPGMHAGSVRRKASEYGLRLREKQKLRRIYGIYERQFRRYFEEAAKAKGVTGTRLLQLLETRLDNVVYRLGLASSRKEARQMVVHGHIAVDGRKVTIPSYQLRPGQTVGLTERGRRNERTRVLLESHSTRPPSWLEFDPETATGRVLALPSREEIDVPVQEQLVVEFYSR, from the coding sequence ATGGGACGCTACACGGGCTCGGTGTGCCGGCTGTGCCGGCGGGAAGGCGTGAAGCTCTACCTCAAGGGCGAGAAGTGCTATACGGACAAGTGCCCCCTCGTCAAGCGGCCATACCCGCCCGGGATGCACGCGGGGAGCGTGCGGCGGAAGGCCTCGGAGTACGGGCTTCGGCTGCGTGAGAAGCAGAAGCTGCGCCGCATCTACGGGATCTACGAGCGGCAGTTCCGGCGGTACTTCGAGGAGGCCGCGAAGGCCAAGGGCGTGACCGGCACCCGGCTGCTGCAGCTGTTGGAGACGCGTCTCGATAACGTGGTCTACCGCCTGGGGCTGGCGAGCTCCCGCAAGGAGGCCCGGCAGATGGTCGTCCACGGCCACATCGCGGTGGACGGCCGCAAGGTCACCATCCCCTCCTACCAGCTCAGGCCCGGGCAGACCGTCGGGCTCACGGAGCGGGGCCGGCGCAACGAGCGCACGCGGGTGCTCCTGGAATCCCATTCCACCCGCCCTCCCTCCTGGCTGGAGTTCGATCCGGAGACGGCCACGGGTCGGGTCCTGGCGCTCCCCAGCCGGGAAGAGATCGACGTCCCGGTTCAGGAGCAGCTGGTGGTCGAGTTCTACTCGCGATAG
- the rpsK gene encoding 30S ribosomal protein S11, with translation MARKGTRRRRERKNVPLAHAHIQSTFNNTIVTITDPHGNVLAWASAGTQGFKGSRKGTPYAAGLAAEAAARKAMEHGVRTVEVYVKGPGPGREAAIRSLQSAGLDISLIKDVTPVPHNGCRPPKRRRV, from the coding sequence ATGGCGCGCAAGGGAACCCGGCGGCGTCGGGAGCGGAAGAACGTCCCGCTCGCGCACGCCCACATCCAGTCCACCTTCAACAACACCATCGTGACCATCACGGATCCCCACGGCAACGTGCTGGCCTGGGCGAGCGCGGGCACCCAGGGGTTCAAGGGGTCCCGGAAGGGGACCCCGTACGCCGCGGGGCTCGCCGCGGAGGCCGCGGCCCGGAAGGCCATGGAGCACGGGGTGCGGACCGTGGAGGTGTACGTGAAGGGACCGGGACCGGGCAGGGAGGCGGCCATCCGGTCCCTGCAGAGCGCGGGGCTGGACATCAGCCTCATCAAGGACGTGACCCCGGTCCCCCACAACGGGTGCCGGCCTCCCAAGCGCCGGCGGGTGTAG
- the rpsM gene encoding 30S ribosomal protein S13, translating to MARIAGVDLPREKPVEIALTHIYGIGRSRAYEVLVHTGIRPGVRVRDLTEEEVSRIREFVERNYRVEGDLRREVAMNIRRLIEIGSYRGLRHKLGLPVRGQRTRTNARTRKGPRKTVGTGRRAKAKK from the coding sequence ATGGCACGGATCGCGGGGGTGGACCTTCCGCGGGAGAAACCCGTGGAGATCGCCCTGACCCACATCTACGGCATCGGTCGGTCCCGGGCCTACGAGGTCCTGGTGCACACGGGGATCCGTCCGGGCGTACGGGTGCGGGACCTCACGGAGGAGGAGGTCTCCCGGATCCGGGAGTTCGTGGAACGGAACTACCGGGTGGAGGGGGACCTCCGCCGGGAGGTGGCCATGAACATCCGGCGCCTCATCGAGATCGGGTCCTACCGGGGCCTACGCCACAAACTGGGACTTCCCGTGCGGGGGCAACGCACCCGTACCAACGCCCGCACCCGCAAGGGCCCCCGCAAGACGGTGGGGACCGGTCGGCGGGCGAAGGCCAAGAAGTAA
- the rpmJ gene encoding 50S ribosomal protein L36 — MKVRSSVRRMCEKCKIIRRHGRIRVICENPKHRQKQG, encoded by the coding sequence ATGAAGGTTCGGAGCTCGGTGCGCCGGATGTGCGAGAAATGCAAGATCATCCGCCGCCACGGGCGGATCCGGGTGATCTGCGAGAACCCCAAGCACCGGCAAAAGCAGGGCTAG
- the infA gene encoding translation initiation factor IF-1, whose protein sequence is MSAKKDVIEVEGTVVEVLPNAMFRVELDTGHRVLAHISGKMRIHFIRISPGDRVKVELSPYDPTRGRITYRYR, encoded by the coding sequence ATGTCCGCAAAGAAGGACGTCATCGAGGTCGAGGGGACCGTGGTGGAGGTCCTCCCGAACGCCATGTTCCGGGTGGAGCTGGACACGGGCCACCGGGTCCTGGCCCACATCTCCGGGAAGATGCGGATCCACTTCATTCGCATCTCCCCCGGGGACCGGGTGAAGGTGGAGCTGAGTCCCTACGATCCGACCCGGGGCCGGATCACGTACCGGTATCGGTAA
- the map gene encoding type I methionyl aminopeptidase: MNDVRTRGIYIKTREEIDRMRRAGQVAARALRVVAAAVRPGVSTAYLDRVAEEAIRREGGVPSFKGYRGFPANICVSVNDQIVHGIPGRRVLREGDLVKIDLGAYVDGFHGDVATTVPVGRIPPRLARLVRVTEEALYRAIALVRPGAHLGDIGHAIQSFVEAHGFSVVRNFGGHGVGRELHEDPQVPNFGRPGKGLVLQPGMTLAIEPMVNLGTWRTVVDGDGWTVRTADGQPSAHFEHTVAVTEEGCEILTLLDEEGQKR, from the coding sequence GTGAACGACGTACGGACCCGGGGCATCTACATCAAGACCCGGGAGGAAATCGACCGGATGCGCCGGGCGGGACAGGTTGCAGCCCGGGCCCTGCGGGTGGTGGCCGCGGCGGTGCGGCCCGGGGTGTCCACCGCGTACCTGGATCGGGTGGCGGAGGAGGCCATCCGGCGGGAAGGCGGAGTCCCCTCCTTCAAGGGCTACCGGGGCTTTCCCGCCAACATCTGCGTCTCCGTCAACGACCAGATCGTGCACGGGATCCCCGGCCGACGCGTCCTGCGGGAGGGGGATCTCGTGAAGATCGACCTGGGAGCCTATGTGGACGGTTTCCACGGGGATGTGGCCACCACGGTCCCCGTGGGCCGGATCCCCCCGCGGCTGGCCCGGCTCGTGCGGGTGACGGAGGAGGCCCTGTACCGGGCCATCGCCCTGGTTCGACCCGGGGCACACCTAGGGGACATCGGCCACGCCATCCAGTCCTTTGTGGAGGCCCACGGGTTCTCCGTGGTGCGGAACTTCGGGGGCCACGGGGTGGGGCGGGAACTCCACGAGGATCCGCAGGTCCCGAACTTCGGGAGGCCCGGGAAGGGGCTCGTGCTGCAGCCGGGGATGACCCTCGCCATCGAGCCCATGGTGAACCTCGGAACGTGGCGGACGGTGGTGGACGGGGACGGGTGGACGGTGCGCACCGCGGACGGCCAGCCCTCCGCCCACTTCGAGCACACGGTGGCGGTGACGGAGGAGGGGTGCGAGATCCTCACCCTCCTGGACGAGGAAGGACAAAAACGGTAA
- a CDS encoding adenylate kinase — protein sequence MNVVFLGPPGAGKGTQAARVSACYGIPHIATGDMLREAIARGTELGRLARSYVDRGELVPDEVMLRLVEERLREPDARGGFLLDGFPRTRPQAEGLDALLDRMGRRLDLVVFFRVPQETLLRRLGGRWICRAAGHVYHEDHHPPRVPGRCDLDGSELYQRPDDRPEAVARRLEVYERQTAPLVEYYRARGVFREVDGAAGLEEVTRRLCTILDEARTGRA from the coding sequence ATGAACGTGGTGTTCCTGGGGCCTCCGGGCGCGGGCAAGGGAACCCAGGCGGCCCGGGTCTCTGCCTGCTACGGGATCCCCCACATCGCCACGGGCGACATGCTCCGGGAGGCCATCGCGCGGGGTACAGAGCTGGGACGGCTCGCGAGGTCCTACGTGGACCGAGGGGAGCTCGTGCCGGACGAGGTCATGCTGCGCCTCGTGGAGGAGCGGCTCCGGGAGCCCGATGCGCGGGGTGGGTTTCTGCTCGACGGCTTCCCCCGCACGCGCCCCCAGGCGGAGGGCCTCGATGCCCTCCTGGACCGGATGGGTCGGCGGCTGGACCTGGTGGTGTTCTTCCGGGTCCCCCAAGAAACCCTCCTGCGCCGCCTGGGCGGACGGTGGATCTGCCGGGCCGCGGGCCACGTGTACCACGAGGACCACCACCCGCCGCGCGTTCCGGGCCGGTGCGACCTGGACGGGAGCGAGCTCTACCAGCGCCCGGACGACCGACCGGAGGCCGTGGCCCGGCGCCTGGAGGTCTACGAACGGCAGACGGCCCCCCTCGTGGAATACTACCGGGCCCGGGGCGTGTTCCGGGAGGTGGACGGGGCCGCGGGACTGGAGGAGGTCACCCGCCGGCTCTGCACCATCCTGGACGAGGCAAGGACGGGACGAGCGTGA
- the secY gene encoding preprotein translocase subunit SecY yields MIGGLANPLRIPDLRRRLMFTALMLALFRLGAHIPVPGVNVEAVRQQFQQAAQGTAFGFLNLLVGGALENFSIFALGVIPYITASIIMSLLQVAFPRLKEMAREEGEAGRRRIGWYTLYLTIPLAALQAWGQTGLIQAFSQGRAITDYSPLNWALILSTLVAGSMVLTWMGEVMTEHGVGNGVSLLIFGGIVARIPRQIAATLATIQVGSASFLLFLLDVVLVLLSIVAVIFITQATRRIPVQYARRVVGRRVLGGQTTHLPLKIVQAGVIPIIFAISVLQFPSTVASFVRWQPLVDWGQRLQPGQHWLGTLLYAVLIIVFTYFYTAVQFDPDDIADNIKKYGGFIPGIRPGRPTSEFLMRVTERLTFVGALFLSAIAVLPLLFRAASSLTLYLAGTSVLIVVGVALETMRQLEAYVLMRHYEGFLR; encoded by the coding sequence GTGATCGGTGGCCTTGCCAATCCCCTCCGGATCCCGGACCTGCGCCGCCGGTTGATGTTCACGGCCCTCATGCTGGCCCTGTTCCGTCTGGGTGCCCACATCCCGGTGCCGGGCGTGAACGTGGAGGCCGTCCGGCAGCAGTTCCAGCAGGCGGCCCAAGGGACAGCCTTCGGATTCCTGAACCTCCTGGTGGGCGGGGCGCTCGAGAACTTCAGCATCTTCGCCTTGGGCGTGATCCCCTACATCACCGCCTCCATCATCATGAGCCTGCTGCAGGTGGCCTTCCCCCGCCTCAAGGAGATGGCGCGGGAGGAGGGGGAGGCGGGCCGCCGCCGCATCGGTTGGTACACCCTCTACCTCACCATTCCCCTCGCAGCTCTCCAGGCATGGGGCCAGACGGGCCTCATCCAGGCCTTCAGCCAGGGCCGGGCCATCACGGATTACAGCCCCCTCAACTGGGCCCTCATCCTCTCCACCCTGGTGGCGGGCAGCATGGTCCTCACCTGGATGGGAGAGGTCATGACGGAGCACGGGGTCGGCAACGGGGTGTCGCTGTTGATCTTCGGTGGAATCGTGGCCCGCATCCCCCGGCAGATCGCGGCCACCCTGGCCACCATCCAGGTGGGGTCCGCCTCGTTCTTGCTGTTCCTCCTGGACGTGGTGCTGGTGCTTCTCAGCATCGTGGCCGTCATCTTCATCACTCAGGCCACCCGGCGCATCCCGGTCCAGTACGCACGGCGGGTGGTGGGCCGGCGGGTGCTGGGCGGGCAGACCACGCACCTCCCCCTCAAGATCGTGCAGGCGGGCGTGATCCCCATCATCTTCGCCATCTCCGTGCTGCAGTTCCCCAGCACCGTGGCGAGCTTCGTGCGCTGGCAGCCCCTGGTGGACTGGGGGCAGCGGTTGCAGCCCGGGCAGCACTGGTTGGGCACCCTGCTCTACGCGGTCCTCATCATCGTCTTCACGTACTTCTACACCGCGGTCCAGTTCGACCCGGACGACATCGCGGACAACATCAAGAAGTACGGAGGGTTCATCCCCGGGATCCGTCCGGGACGTCCCACCAGCGAGTTCCTCATGCGGGTCACGGAGCGCCTCACCTTCGTGGGGGCGCTCTTCCTGAGCGCCATCGCGGTCCTTCCGCTTCTCTTCCGGGCCGCCAGCAGCCTCACCCTCTACCTGGCGGGCACCTCCGTGCTGATCGTGGTGGGGGTCGCCCTGGAGACCATGCGACAGCTGGAGGCCTACGTCCTCATGCGGCACTACGAAGGCTTTCTGCGATGA
- the rplO gene encoding 50S ribosomal protein L15, with protein sequence MPLRLDNLAPPPGAKRRRKRVGRGIGSGHGTYAGRGIKGQKARSGKGPRPGFEGGQTPLSKRIPFQRGVRAYGASHTGGPPRPPYVEVTLKQLERFDPGSEVTPERLREAGVVSRKGRIKVLGTGQLTRPLTVRAHAFTASAKAAIEAAGGRAEVIP encoded by the coding sequence ATGCCGCTACGGCTGGATAACCTGGCACCCCCGCCCGGTGCTAAGCGCCGGCGCAAGCGGGTCGGGCGGGGAATCGGCAGCGGGCACGGGACGTACGCGGGCCGGGGGATCAAGGGGCAGAAGGCCCGGAGCGGTAAGGGGCCCCGCCCCGGATTCGAGGGAGGCCAGACCCCGCTGAGCAAGCGGATCCCGTTCCAGCGGGGCGTGCGGGCGTACGGAGCCTCCCACACGGGAGGACCCCCGCGGCCGCCGTACGTGGAGGTGACCCTCAAGCAGCTGGAGCGGTTCGACCCGGGCAGCGAGGTGACCCCGGAGCGGCTGCGGGAAGCCGGCGTGGTCTCCCGGAAGGGCCGCATCAAGGTTCTGGGGACGGGCCAGCTCACGCGTCCCCTCACCGTGCGGGCTCACGCCTTCACCGCCTCCGCCAAGGCGGCCATCGAAGCGGCAGGAGGGCGTGCGGAGGTCATCCCGTGA
- the rpmD gene encoding 50S ribosomal protein L30, which produces MAGRVRLTLQRSLIGTTEDQRAAVRTLGLRRRGQSVVRMWSPELEGALRKVRHLVAVEPVEVEEGEDAATAG; this is translated from the coding sequence ATGGCGGGTCGGGTACGCCTCACCCTGCAGCGATCCCTCATCGGCACCACGGAGGACCAGCGGGCCGCGGTGCGGACCCTGGGCCTGCGCCGGAGGGGGCAGTCCGTGGTACGGATGTGGTCCCCGGAACTCGAGGGCGCCCTCCGGAAGGTCCGTCACCTGGTGGCGGTGGAGCCCGTGGAGGTGGAGGAGGGAGAGGATGCCGCTACGGCTGGATAA
- the rpsE gene encoding 30S ribosomal protein S5 — translation MAEPVSPNEVTLSFEKTVSITRVAKVTQGAKRFNFRVMVVVGNQDGVVGVGIGKAAEVPDAIRKAVEDAKKNLVRIPRRGTTIPHEVIAKFGASEVLLKPAREGTGVIAAGAVRAVMDAAGIRDVLTKALGSTNPINLTRAAFKGLRMLRTPEEVAAARGKRVEEILGRAAVGG, via the coding sequence ATGGCGGAACCCGTAAGCCCCAACGAGGTCACCCTGAGCTTCGAGAAGACCGTCTCCATCACCCGGGTGGCGAAGGTCACCCAGGGGGCCAAGCGGTTCAACTTCCGGGTGATGGTGGTGGTCGGGAATCAGGACGGCGTGGTGGGCGTGGGGATCGGAAAGGCCGCGGAGGTCCCCGATGCCATCCGCAAGGCCGTGGAGGACGCCAAGAAGAACCTGGTGCGGATCCCCCGGAGGGGAACCACCATCCCGCACGAGGTCATCGCGAAGTTCGGGGCGTCCGAGGTGCTCCTGAAACCCGCCCGCGAGGGGACCGGGGTCATCGCAGCCGGCGCGGTCCGGGCCGTGATGGACGCGGCGGGCATCCGGGACGTGCTCACCAAGGCCCTGGGCAGCACCAACCCCATCAACCTCACCCGGGCGGCCTTCAAGGGCCTGCGGATGCTGCGCACCCCCGAAGAGGTGGCCGCCGCCCGCGGCAAGCGGGTGGAGGAGATCCTGGGGCGGGCCGCGGTGGGAGGATAG
- the rplR gene encoding 50S ribosomal protein L18, whose protein sequence is MILKEDRNQRRKIRHARIRKKVFGTAERPRLSVFRSLKHIYAQLIDDERGHTLAAASTLDPEIRDQLKGLPKTEQSRLVGQLLARRAKAKGVTRVVFDRGGYKYHGRVRALAEGARSEGLEF, encoded by the coding sequence ATGATCTTGAAGGAGGATCGGAACCAGCGGCGGAAGATCCGGCACGCCCGCATCCGGAAAAAGGTGTTCGGCACCGCCGAGCGTCCCCGCCTCAGCGTGTTCCGGAGCCTCAAGCACATCTATGCCCAGTTGATCGACGACGAGCGAGGACACACCCTGGCTGCGGCCAGCACCCTGGATCCCGAGATCCGGGATCAACTCAAGGGGCTTCCCAAGACGGAGCAAAGCCGCCTCGTGGGGCAGCTCCTGGCCCGGCGGGCCAAGGCCAAAGGGGTCACGCGGGTGGTCTTCGACCGGGGGGGCTACAAGTACCACGGTCGGGTGCGGGCCCTGGCGGAAGGTGCCCGCAGCGAGGGCCTGGAGTTCTAG
- the rplF gene encoding 50S ribosomal protein L6: MSRIGRMPVPIPAGVEVQVDGARVRVRGPRGELERTVHPDMRVVVEDGSLVVQRPTDLRHHRALHGLTRALLANMVRGVVEGYTKELELVGTGYRAALQGGKLVLQLGFSHPVEFTPPPGITLEVPVPTRIVVRGIDKELVGQVAAQLRALRPPDPYKGKGIRYAGEILKLKPGKAGRAGGRK; this comes from the coding sequence ATGAGTCGCATCGGACGGATGCCGGTCCCCATCCCTGCGGGAGTGGAGGTTCAGGTGGACGGTGCCCGGGTGCGGGTGCGGGGGCCCCGGGGGGAGCTGGAGCGCACCGTGCACCCGGACATGCGCGTCGTGGTGGAGGACGGGAGCCTCGTGGTCCAGCGTCCCACGGATCTCCGGCACCACCGGGCCCTCCACGGCCTCACCCGGGCCCTGTTGGCGAACATGGTGCGGGGCGTGGTGGAGGGGTACACCAAGGAGCTGGAGCTGGTGGGTACCGGGTACCGGGCGGCCCTCCAGGGCGGCAAGCTGGTCCTCCAGCTGGGGTTCTCGCATCCCGTGGAGTTCACCCCCCCTCCGGGCATCACCCTGGAGGTCCCGGTTCCCACCCGCATCGTGGTGCGGGGAATCGACAAGGAGCTGGTGGGGCAGGTGGCCGCCCAGCTTCGGGCCCTCCGCCCGCCGGATCCCTACAAGGGGAAGGGGATTCGGTATGCGGGCGAAATCCTGAAACTCAAGCCCGGCAAGGCGGGCCGCGCGGGCGGGAGGAAGTAG
- the rpsH gene encoding 30S ribosomal protein S8, translating into MSKVTDPIADMLTRIRNANAAGHEEVQVPASRLKTEIARILKEEGYIADYRVEPDGKQGILSIRLRYGPKKQRVLLGLRRVSKPGRRIYVRRDQIPRVQGGLGIAILSTSKGVMTDQQARAAGVGGEVICFVW; encoded by the coding sequence ATGAGCAAGGTCACGGATCCCATCGCGGACATGCTGACCCGGATCCGCAACGCGAACGCCGCGGGGCACGAGGAGGTGCAGGTCCCGGCGAGCCGGCTCAAGACGGAGATCGCCCGCATCCTGAAGGAGGAGGGGTACATCGCGGACTACCGGGTGGAACCGGACGGCAAGCAGGGGATTCTCTCCATCCGGCTTCGGTACGGCCCCAAGAAGCAGCGGGTCCTCCTGGGACTCCGGCGGGTCAGCAAGCCCGGCCGCCGAATCTACGTCCGGCGGGATCAGATCCCCCGGGTCCAGGGAGGGCTCGGCATCGCCATCCTCTCCACCTCGAAGGGGGTGATGACCGATCAACAGGCCCGGGCGGCCGGGGTGGGCGGCGAGGTGATCTGCTTTGTCTGGTGA